A single window of Gammaproteobacteria bacterium DNA harbors:
- a CDS encoding DUF29 domain-containing protein, which yields MNTHETDFYSWTQEQAALLKQGRYMEADYEHLIEELESMGASERRELTNRLAVLLAHLLKWQNQPERRGNSWRFTIKEQRQKVTRVLRQNPGLKPAIGEHLADGYSDAILIAARETNKELEAFPAECPWAVLQVLSDSFWPD from the coding sequence ATGAACACCCATGAAACAGACTTCTATTCTTGGACACAAGAACAGGCGGCACTATTAAAACAAGGGCGCTATATGGAAGCGGACTATGAACACTTAATAGAAGAACTAGAAAGTATGGGCGCAAGCGAACGACGGGAACTAACTAATCGGTTGGCGGTATTATTGGCGCACCTTCTCAAGTGGCAAAACCAACCCGAACGGCGCGGGAATAGTTGGCGGTTCACCATAAAAGAACAACGCCAAAAAGTGACGCGGGTATTGCGACAGAACCCCGGCCTAAAACCGGCCATAGGGGAACACCTAGCAGACGGCTACAGCGACGCCATACTAATAGCCGCAAGGGAAACAAACAAGGAATTGGAAGCATTCCCGGCGGAATGCCCTTGGGCTGTCCTGCAAGTATTAAGCGACAGTTTTTGGCCTGACTGA
- a CDS encoding hypothetical protein (Evidence 5 : Unknown function): protein MAARGFRYATPRVGYAEGAAQETGPHTVRPGVQGFFVLRKLEGNQVLPYVLQGNKAHVIRSVCGP from the coding sequence ATGGCTGCGCGGGGGTTCCGCTACGCTACACCCCGCGTCGGATATGCTGAAGGGGCAGCCCAAGAAACCGGCCCCCATACAGTCAGGCCCGGGGTTCAAGGATTTTTCGTGCTACGAAAACTTGAAGGGAATCAAGTTTTACCTTATGTGTTACAGGGTAACAAAGCCCATGTCATACGTTCAGTTTGTGGCCCATAA
- a CDS encoding hypothetical protein (Evidence 5 : Unknown function) codes for MTLLLTASPRFFGLSAVTFSATFFRVASGDYPGYLLVYRV; via the coding sequence GTGACTTTGCTGCTGACCGCTTCTCCACGCTTTTTTGGGTTGTCGGCGGTAACTTTCTCGGCAACCTTTTTTAGGGTCGCTAGTGGCGACTATCCCGGCTACTTGCTTGTCTACCGCGTGTAG